From the genome of Fusarium fujikuroi IMI 58289 draft genome, chromosome FFUJ_chr06:
ACCTATCTGGCAGCAATCCCTCGCTCGCGAAGCCTCGACTAAACGCCTTGTACGCCGCATTAACAGCACTCAGCAGTACAGTATCATTAAGAGCGAGCGCTTGCTTGGCTAGCGTAGAAATGCGCTTTCCTGCTTCTTCGAAGGAAGATACTGCCGAGGAGAGGGGCGTGAGATCAAGCTCATAGGAGGGGAAGCGGTCGGTGAGCTTTtcttcgagatcttcaaaTATGTCGCGCAGGGCAGTTCCGGCGTGGGCGAGATCAAAGGGGATGAGGGGATCGTCGGCGATGTGGTATGTTAGGAGAGTCACGAATTGACCCATTGCTACGTGGAGATGGAAGCCTGGATCTGCGTATTCACTCATCCAGCGATGCGTATCGTAGAGGCTGGGTTATGTCAGTTGATTCATGGCAAGGCCAATGGAATACGTACGTATGGTATGCGTAAACGGCATCTTTAGGACCAGGGCCTCCAGCAATATCAAGCTGTAAAAGGTCAGTCACATCCCCTGTCAGATCTCAGTTGCACTTACGGAAGTGATACCGTTGTGATAGAAGGCAGCATAGTCACTACCACTTCCCATAGCAGGCAAAACACCTTCAGTAGCATTGTACCACGCATCATACAACGTGGGCCCAGCGCCATAACCTTCAGGAAAgatgatcttcttcatcgtctcgaTAGCAATGGTCTGGATCTCACCTGACCCAACAATCTCTGCTCTCGGACCAGAAACAGCCgtgtcgaggttgatatACGCAACTGTCTTTTCAATAAGTTCCGGAAGATGGTCCTCAACCCATTCTGTGCTTCCCATGAGACCAAACTCTTCAGCATCCCACGAAGCTAGAATACTACACTCGTtagtcttcttcttgggttgCAGAAGTATACTTACATCGTTCGACGAGGCTTCCATCCGTTCTCGACGAGCTTTCCAAAAGCCTTGGCCATCTCAATAAGCAACGCACCTCCCGACACAGCATCCGCCGCACCACCAGCCGTCCAGCCGTCTCTATGATTACCAATGATAACATACTCATCTTCATTCGTGCCATTAATCGAAGCAATAACATCCCATGCCGGTTCAAGTCTCGTATCCATGATATTCACAAGATTAAGCGTAGCTCCTGGTGCAGGGCCACTATGATACGTAACGTTTGAAAAGGCACCCTTGTAGTTAGTTGTGTTCACTGTTTCAGCGGAGAGGCCGTGGTTGTCGAGAGCGtgaaggagttgaagacCGTCGCGGGGAGAGATGGGGATCGATGGGATGGAGGGCCCATAGGGGGTTATGTCAGCGCGGGGAGAGTCTTTGTGGGAGGCGTAGCCGATTGTCGAGGGGTCACCGAAGGAGAGGGAGCCCCAGCGGGTGCTGCCTCTTTGGATGGAGGAGGGGTGACGAGCAGGGCCGTCTGGAGCTGTTAGTGTGTGTTGATGTCTGGGGATCTTTCATGCTGACCTGGGTAGGGAAGATAGCCGTTGGCTTCTGTAATCTCACCGTCCTCGAGAGGGTCTGTGTAGAGAATAGTCCCAATCATGCCGTGAGCCTACTATGGATCAGTAACTGACTCTCCATAATCTGTTGGTAAGAACTTACCTCGgcgttcttgatcttgactcCACGGTTTGCACCGCCATACTGAGCCAGAGCAATCTTTCCCttcagctcaacaccaagatccTTAAGTTTCTGGTAATCCTCCCTCGAACCACGACTACACCCCAGAGTTAGCCATGCAAACAGTACGTCGAGGCCATAAATATTCTTACCCCACGTAAACATATTCAGCATTGACCCTCCCACTGCCAGAAAGCGCATGGTACGCAACCTGCTCATTAGGATTCCTCGtctgctcatcaacatccaacTTATCCTCCAACCGCTGTACCTCATGCACACTCCCATCAGGCCTCTTCAGACTAAGCGTACTCTCAATTGGTTCCGTATACGTAATCCAATACTCATCAATCCATGATTCCCAGCCTGCGTCAATCCACTTCTTCTGCGTCCACTCTGCTTGAGACCTGTTATGGCCTGCTAGACGATAACCAGAGGTGTAGTAGAGTGACCAGTCTGAGATAGAATTGTTGTCGAAGGAGTTGACGAGGAGAGTTTCGACTTCGGTGAGTACGGGAGGAAATTCAACGACGTCGCGCTTGAGGTGACGACTTTGAGATGTACGTGCTGAGCGACGGGCTCGAAGAGCGGAGAGTTCATCTTTGTCGGGTAGACAAGCGTATACACACGCCGCAGCAACAAGACAAGTAGCCAAATTCCTTGCCATGATTCCCAAGATTATTTCAACAATCGTGACGAACTACTTCAGAGCATACAGCAGAGAACTACATCATATTTATACTACCCCTCCAAACCATGCTTGGCACATCTCGTGCGGGGGATTTCACTTACATCCAGTCACGATAAGCTAGCGCTTACACCGCATCTCTGAAAGAGGAATGTCCAAGTTCACGAGAGTACGGCATTACTGCGAGGTTCACGATAAGATGTTGCGTCATACGATGAGGATTTGCTTGGCTCTGGTTGACCTTCCATGTTGGGCCTCGATCACCGTGTAGCGTTGTATTGTGATGGTGCGGGGTTGAGGAACTTTTTCCGTAGTCCGAGGATTCCGTGAGTTTATTGTGTTTAAGCTTGTTTTTTGAGGTGTTTATCGTGTGAGCTAGACCCGGTTTATGTTTGCTAGGCATCTGGATTGTTTATTAGGCTGTTCTCCATTGTTGGGAGGCCCTCGATATCCCCGCAGGGTTGTCATCTATAAGAACCACGCAGGACACTTGCAGGTGAGTGTCATTGGAGGCTAGGCCGGGGAGATTAAGCAGCGTATTCCAATTAATAGAATGAGTCTCGTTGGTGAATGACAAAAGTcgatagttatatataaataatattaaactcTTATCCATCTCACGTTAATCACCAACGGTTCTTCAATATCCAGCACCAGACTTGACCTGCAAACTATTAGAACAAGCTTATAAACGTCGCAACAGCCACAAGTGTAAGGCCAAGTCCCCCAACTCGCATCTCACCAGCAGCATTCCTATCATccgccgccttcttctccgcgGGTTGTCGTACCTTTGTCAAAGTCACATTGAAAGCAGGGCTCTTCACTGCCTCACTAACAccctcctcgccctcaacaaaaacaaacaGATCAAGCGGTAGGTAATCGTATACCATGCGATCTTGTTGGAACCAAGTCTGGCATGCTCCGTCTTTGAAGAATAGTTGGGTGTCATACTCTGCATCCGCGGTAGAATTCGTACGGTCGAAAACTGCGCGCCATGCTGTCTGgcccttcttgttgaggttgctggGATACATGCGGGCGTCGACATATGGAGTCTCTGTGGAGGCGTTGGATTCGAGGGCGTTGAAGTTGTAGTTTCCGATGTTATTCAGGACATCGAAACCACGGACCTGCCAGCTCTTGATCTTCAGACCGGGACCGCTATCCATTGCGAATGTAATGGTTGAGTTGGTCTCCTTGTCCTCGTAATCACCTGCAAAAGCCTCCTTTGTATCATCACGCCCGACTTTTTCAATAGCGGGAAGGAGATTTTGGAGAACTTTGCTGAGGATGGTGCCGGTGATGAAGGGGTTTGCAGACGCTTCGAGACCGCCGGTCATAATAGAGATGACGATGTCGTAGTCGGGAATGAGGACGGTTTGAGAGTGGTAGAGACCGAGATCACCGCTCTTGGTGTAGATGTCGATGAGACGACCGTCAGAGGTGATGTTGTCACCGCGAAGGATCTCCCATGGACCGCCGACTTGGTAGCCCCATGAAGCGGTGTTGGCCTCTGGCTTCATCCACTTCCGGGTTTGAACGGGCGTGAGAAATTTGTTGCTGAGGATACCATCGGCAAGGAGAAGCATGTCAGAGACGGAAGAGAAAATGCCACCAGCACTGAAACAGTCAGTCAAAGCTACTGCGTCGAAATTTTTAACTTACGAGTCGAAAACAGCGAGAGTAGCGTTCCAGGTAGGCTCCTCGACAGGAATGAAAAGCTCATCCGTGGGAGGAGTCTTGTCGACATAAGTATGCTTCATACCAACAATATCAAGAATATCACGCTTGATAACATCCTCATAAGGCATgtcctcagcagcctcaatgacaaggccgagaagagcaTGGCCAACGTTGGAGTAGATAGGGTTGGTGAAAGGTGCATAAACTGGAGGTCGAAGGTTGAcctgctcaagaagatcttttCTGGTACAGGGGGTAGTGCCAGGAAGACCAGAGCAGTTGGGGcctttgctcttgagaacctcGGGAAGGCCGTATGGCTGCCATGGAGCTGAACCAACGATTGCAAGATCCTGAGCCACTGTTCGCGGTTAGTTGGGTAAGTCGAATGTGGAATGGTGGCTTactatcaacaccaacgcctGAGAGATGACTAGCAAGTGATCCAACAGTGATATCCTCCCACTTCAACGAaaagatatcatcatccCCAGCGGTTTTGTTCAACTCAGGCAAATACTTCAACACAGAAGCTTCCAAGTCAATCTTATCACTAATACGTGCCGCCAAAGCAGTAAAAAGCTTGGAACCGCTAGCAATTCGAAAGACAGTGTCTTCGTCTACCTTATCAGTGCCCTCGCCGGGATTAGGTGGTGTCCACTGATACGTAAACAAAGGATCATCCTCGTGGAGGGACTTGACGCCAATGGAGAGAGCTGAATTGTTGAATTGAGCGCCTATTTGAGCGTCGAGGCCTGCTTTGAGAAGGGATGTTGCTTTTTTGGCGATGGAGCTTTGGGAAGGGGATTGAGGTGCTGGGAAGACGGCGCCGAGGGGGGGACAAGCTTTCGCGTCGATGAGAGTGAAGGACACAGCAGCTACAGCTGCAATTTTAGAAAGAGAGGGCATTATCAAAAGAACGAGCAGCCAGCGAATGATGATTTGTATGTAACCCTCATATTGATACGTCGGGTACTTCCCTTATATACACCTCACATCAGCATGAAGATCTTAAGCTTCTCGGATTCCAATGCGTAAATCCTCTCAGccctcaaggctgaggaatTTAGCTATATTTTGCATATAGCATCTTGGCTTTAATCTCGGACAGTGAGTGCAACAGTGAGTGCGAGCCGAATAAGGAAATAGAAGTGTTTTGGGAGGATTTAGCGTCTGACTGCGCCGACGATCTGAGTCCGAGGTTTGAGTCCGAGCGGACCAATTGGGGAAGAGGGGGAGTTGCGTGGAAGGATTGGAGCTCTGTGGGGTCTGCTGTAAGGCTGAGGCACCACCGGGAGTTGATCTGAGGGGAGTGGTTATCGTGGATTGACAGCCGTTGGGtcgtttcttctttttttaattactagTTTCAACGCATTCATTTCAAGTTAAAGTTTATGCGTATTGTAGCGAATCTATTTTCAATCTGAGAGCGAATGGTTTGACACATCCAATATCCCTATCATATTAACGCTGGCACCCGTAATAACCACCATCTTGCTGTCTGGAGCATTAGCCAAGTTAAACCAGAAGCAATACAACAGTTTGCTATCTATCAATAAATGGAACAATAAAGTTCCATCCTGGATCATTACAGTACCATCATAGTTATCCGGCTATATCCTTAATCAGCTTCGCCTCATAGCTGCTGCGTCCCAATCCATTTAGAACCCCCGATCCCAGCGCCTGTCCAGCAAATAAGCTCCATACACTGCCGAGGGGCTCTGTAAGCACAgcgtcaagatcaagcaaggATCATCAACGCTGCGGGGATGAAGGATTCAGCCTAGGCCCCTACAATTACAGCGGGCACCCAAGCAAATAAAGGCACCACGTTCACCCACGAAGCTCCTTTCATTTCTGGGCTCGGACTCTCGATCTCGGACTCTTCCTCAACTGAACATCAGCCCTAAGACAGAATCACCTTACTTACTGGTGGACCTCATGTATTCAATTCCGTCACAATCACCGCCCAAGGCTTCGGGCCGTAAGGGTAGTAAGAAGGTCCGCACTGGTTGCATCACCTGCAAGTTCGTAACTCAGTCGCTCACGTGTATCACTCACTAACAGTTCTACAGAATTCGCAAAGTCAAATGTGATGGTAAACAAACACTACCCATCTATGTAAGCTTTTTCTAACAATATGCAGAAGGCAAGCCTTATTGTCTACGATGCATCAAAACAGGTCGTCAATGCGACGGCTACCGTCCCTCCCCCAACTCCTCCCCAGAACCTACATCACTCTCCCCAGCTCCAGGCTTCGACACACCCCAAGAAGTACGCGCCTTTGACCATTACCGCCTGCGCACTGCAAAAGTCCTTTCCGGGCCTATCGATGCTAGTTTCTGGGGCGGCGTGGTTCTCAAGATGAGTTCCACCGAACCAGCTGTTCGACACGCCATCCTCGCTATTAGCAGTCTACACGAGGCTGTTCAGGTCAAGAGCAGGAGTTTGAGGGAGATTGATACAAGGTTTGCTTTTAAGGAGTATGGAAATGCGATCGCGTCGCTGAGGAATTGGGGACAGAGGAGTGAGCCGTCTGTTGTGCCGCTGCTCGTTTGTGTCTTGTTTATTTGCGTTGAGTTCTTGATTGATCGCGATACAGCAGCGCAGATGCATATTTGCCAGGGACGGCAAATTCTTTCTACGCTTGTTGATGGGAGATCACCCGCTATGGAGATGATCAAGCACTCTCTTGTGCCTGTCTATGCGCGCCTCAGTCTCTCGAGCTTTCTCTTCGGCAGTCGACCAGCGCCTATTCCTGCACATCTACGCAGCTGGAGCGACATGCCCGCTGTCTTTGCCACCATTGAAGAAGCTCGATATGCACTTTATCTTCTTCTAGATGATGCCCTACAGTTCAGCACAAGCGCTAGAGCCCCGATCTACAACCCGAATGCGGAACCAGAAGAGATCAGAAAGCTTCAGAATGAGCAGCAGCGTCTTCTCTCACAATTGAGTCGCTGGCACGCCGCATTCACTGTCACAACATCAATGAGTCCTCAGTCTCCCTCTCTCGAAAACTCACTAAACGTCCTTCGCATTTATCACCAGTCAACTCTTATCTGGGTCTCCACTGCCTTGGACACAGGCGAGGCAAAGCTCGATCAGTTCATACCCAACTTTGCAAACATCATCACTCTCGCGTCAACCATCATCAGTTCTGTCCCCTCCAACGCGAAACTCGAGCCTTTTAGCTTCGAGACTGAGATTATACCACCTGTGTACTGGACAGCTATAAAATGTCGTCATCCGCTCCTTCGTCGCGCAGCGCTTAAGCTCTTGACGCGGAACCAAATGCGCAATCGCAGGGAGAATCTCTGGCATGCACGTGAAACAGCTGTCATCGCCGCGCGAAgcattgagattgaggagtcAGAGTTCGACTACCCTCTCGACCTTGACTTTACAATGGATCCCTTCATCGCTCCAAGTCCCAGCGGTTTGAGCGAAGTATCCGCTGAAGCAAACGCTGCGTTCGACCTCTTTACTTGCGatcccaagaagatcaaagtcGACATCTCAAAACCTCCCAGCTTACCTCCCCCGCCCCCGTCATTCAGCGACCCAACACCTGAGGAAATCCTCTCTGGTTCACCGTGCAGTTTGGCGTCGAGTCGTTCATCTCCTACCCCTACGCCCGAGCCTGTGTCGCCGATATCAGCAGCGCTTGAGGGTATCCAGCATCTCGATTCTGCAGCGCTCAAATCTGCGAAGCTCGAGTCGCCGTACGGTGTGTCGGAGAGCAGGAGAATTAAGAATGCGCTTATTGGACCGGCGGATGATGGTGGTATTTGGGTTACGTTCTTTAGAGACCCTGAGCCGGGGGAAACGTCGTGGAAGGTTACGAGGGAGTTTCTGAGATGTTAAAGTATTCGATGAGTGGCATGATTGATTTGGATGTTGCTGGGCATGCTGTTACGTTTCATATACCCATGTTTTACTTGTTTATAGACTATGTTATTTTATGCGCCAAATCATATTTTTTCGAGTTTGACTGTTGACTCCTTTAGAAAGTGCGCTGTGTCGACTTCGCCGTGTGTCTTAATTGCATTCTTCGTACCCAAATGCGAAGGCGATATACtgctaaaaaaaaaatatatataacccaTTCTTTACTATATTCAGATTCAATGTATTTTCCTACCTAGTAGTAGTGGCATGTCGTCCGTGTACCGTCAATCTTCATGTTGTATTGAAGCAGCTACCCTAGACGAACAGTCCGTTGGGAAGTTGATGTGACATTCACGAACCTCTAGAGCTATAGTCTTTCTCTCGGTATGGCAGGGCTTGCGGAAGAAAGTTCCATTGCACGCTGCACTATAATTAATGCTTAGTTGAATTCAAGTCTCATCTTTCACGGTTTAGTTGGCTTCGTGGTGTAAGATACAGTCCTCACGGCTTTTGGTATCTCCATTTGGCTTGGTCAGCCAGAGACGATACCAACACGGAACGACGAATCTTGCATGAACGCAATCAAACCACAAAGCGTCGTCGTTGATGGGATATCATTAATTTGGGTATcattatatacttaaatactattcTCAACCTCTAGCAGTCTCCCGCCTCGCAGACTCTGCTACCAGCTTTCTTCTCTTATTCCTCTCGTCCTGCTCAGCCAATACCCTTGCCGTTAACGACGCCGCAAACTCATTGTTGATGCCACTGATCCTCGCATCATCTGACTTCTTATCCTTCGCGGCTTTGTCCTCTTTCTCCACATCATCgcccttgcgcttcttcttcttttccgacttgtccttcttcagggTATGTGTAAGCCCTTGGCTCTTGAGGTTCTCGATTCTTTTCTCCAATCGCTCGATATCCGCCTCAGAGTTTGTAAGAAGTGGAATGATGTTGTCTTGCTCGAATTCGGCACCGCACTCTGGACACGCCTTTTCTTGGATCTCTTTCATGGCGATGTCGGCAAAGACATGCCCGCAGGGTACCAAGTAGACAGACTTGACAGCAGGGCCAAGCTCCTTCATGGAGATGGGACACACCCACTTGTCGCCGTTTTTGGagaccttgagcttcgcCACGTCTCGTAGTGACTTGATGCCCAGGCTCGCGGGGGTGACGTCAACTGGTTCATCGGAGGGCATGAGACCTTTGATGATCGCTTCGTAATTGTACAGACGGCCACGCCAATCGGAGACAAGAGTATCAACGTCGAGGAATTCACCGCTGAGAGCGCAGTGCGCCCAGGCGTGAGAGAGTGATTCAAGGGCTGTCGCTTTCAATTCGGATGTTGTGGGAGCGCGTGCCGCATTCTTGACGAGCTCGCGACGCTTCGGGATGGAGCCGCCGTCGTTACCCATGATTGATGAGTAGAGGATGTCGCGTGATCGAGGAAAATGATGGATCGGGGGGTGATGCCAGCGCAGTAATTCCAGATCCGCAGTGTGACAGGGATTAACAGCAGGAGGAATAGAGATGGGCGTGGGAGGTGTATGTGGATGAATAAGTTGAGAGTTCTGGAACACTGAGGCGATTCCAAGAATTGAGTCGAGATGgcgcttatcgataagataAGGACGATGGAAGCTTGAT
Proteins encoded in this window:
- a CDS encoding related to glutamate carboxypeptidase II, with amino-acid sequence MARNLATCLVAAACVYACLPDKDELSALRARRSARTSQSRHLKRDVVEFPPVLTEVETLLVNSFDNNSISDWSLYYTSGYRLAGHNRSQAEWTQKKWIDAGWESWIDEYWITYTEPIESTLSLKRPDGSVHEVQRLEDKLDVDEQTRNPNEQVAYHALSGSGRVNAEYVYVGRGSREDYQKLKDLGVELKGKIALAQYGGANRGVKIKNAEAHGMIGTILYTDPLEDGEITEANGYLPYPDGPARHPSSIQRGSTRWGSLSFGDPSTIGYASHKDSPRADITPYGPSIPSIPISPRDGLQLLHALDNHGLSAETVNTTNYKGAFSNVTYHSGPAPGATLNLVNIMDTRLEPAWDVIASINGTNEDEYVIIGNHRDGWTAGGAADAVSGGALLIEMAKAFGKLVENGWKPRRTIILASWDAEEFGLMGSTEWVEDHLPELIEKTVAYINLDTAVSGPRAEIVGSGEIQTIAIETMKKIIFPEGYGAGPTLYDAWYNATEGVLPAMGSGSDYAAFYHNGITSLDIAGGPGPKDAVYAYHTLYDTHRWMSEYADPGFHLHVAMGQFVTLLTYHIADDPLIPFDLAHAGTALRDIFEDLEEKLTDRFPSYELDLTPLSSAVSSFEEAGKRISTLAKQALALNDTVLLSAVNAAYKAFSRGFASEGLLPDRFSFYNVVSAPGLDSGYGADVFPAVQDSLDQGNLTQAEEWVERSAKAVLRAAEILKLGE